CTCATGCGCGAGGACGTCGGCGAGCGCACGCTTGCCGAATGCGTCGCCGAGCGCGGTATGCATTTGCGCGGCGAGCCGATCGATCGCGCTTTGCTGGTCTCCGTCTGTTTCGTTGAACAGCTTGAGCGGGTCGGTCACACGATATTTCAGCACCGGCGTCACGAGCAGATCCGTTTTGTCCGACGTGACGAACCGATCGGCATCGGACGGCATTAACGTCCGCACGCGCGTATCCACGAGCATCGCCGATTGCAGCGGCGTCGGCAGCTTCACGTGCAGGCCGGGAGGCACGAGCGAGGGATTCTCGCCCCCGTGCGAATAGACGACGGCAACATGCCGTTGGTCGACCACGAGCAACGTCGTCGATCCCGCGAACAACACGGCCACGACGACGATCACGAGCGCAACGATACGATTCATGTCGAGCGCCCCTTATTGCGGTAGATCGTCTTCGCGCGCGCGGCTGCGCAGCGTATCGCGCGAGCGCAGCGCGTCACTCGCGGCAGCCGCTTGGCTGGCCGGATTCGGCGCGGCCGGCGACTGCGCCACTGCGCCCGACGCAGCGCTCGCAGCCGCGGCCGGCACGGACGCGCCCGCCTCGGGCGCCGCACGCCGGTTAGCCTCGAGCAGCTTGTCGAGCGACAGATTGACGACGTTCCCGCCGGCCTTGCTGCCGACGAACACTTTGGTTGAATTGGCGTAAATGTCGCGCATCGTTTCCAGGTACATCCGTTCGCGCACGAGCGCCGGCGCTTTCGCGTATTGGGCGTAGACCTCTTTGAAGCGCTCCGCGTCGCCCTGCGCTTCCGAAACCACGTTGGCGGCGTATGCCTTCGCGTCGTCGATCGTGCGCTGCGCTTGCGCCTTCGCCCCCGGCAAGATTTGGCCCGCGTAGGCGTCGGCATCGGCTTTGGCGCGCGCACTTTCCTGCTGCGCGCGCGCGGCATCGGCGTAGGCGCTCTGCACCGCCGCCGGCGCATCGATCGATTCGACCGTGACGCTCGTCACCACGAGACCCGTGCGGTATCGGTCGAGCGCGCTTTGGATCGCTTGCGCGAGCGGCTCGCGAATGGCGTCGCGATTGCCGCCCAGCAGACTCGCGGTACTGCGCGCGCCGACGATCTCGCGCACCGCCGCTTGCGCGGCCTCGGTCACGCTGAGGTCGGGATCGGCGGTGCGAAACAGGTAATCGGTGACCGACTTCACTTGATACTGAACGGCCACGCGCACTTCGACGATGTCCCCGTCGTGCGTGACAACCGAAGCGTCTTTCGTGCTCGCATCGCTCATTGCATTGCCACGACCAATTTCGACGGAACGAATCTGCGCGACGTCGACGATTTCGTGCGTCTCGAACGGATAAGGCAGACGCAGGTGCACGCCGGGGTCCACCGTGCCTCGGTACTTGCCGAATTGGAGGACCACGCCTGTTTGGCCGTTTTGAACGACGAACACGCCGCTGCCGATGTAGATCGCCACGAGCACGCCGATGACGATGCCGACGCCGATGCGCGCTGCCCGCCCGTTGTCCGGGCGCTGGTCGCCGGGCCCGGACCCCTGCCCTTTGCCGCCGAAAAAGCGCGACAAACGACGATTGAAGTCGCGCCACATCTCGTCGAGATCGGGCGGCCCGCCGCCGTCGCCCGGCTCGCGCTTCGGCTCATTGGGCCGTTGCCGGCTGCCGTTGCCGTCGCCACGCCCCCAGCGTGGATCGCTGATCGAAAGAATGGCGCGCGCACGCAGCCAGAAACTCCGCTCGTTGTATTCGTTCACCTGTGTTCGTTCGCTCGAGTTGGGAGGGCCGGTCAATGCAAATCGGAGCGCCAAGTCTGTGCATCGGACGACGCCGATGCATCTGAATCTTCACGCCCATGCTCCGGCGATACAGGCGGTGCCTGGGGTGCCTGGGGTGCCTCGTCCGGCTGCGCCCGCCCGTTATCTGGGAGATGTTCTGAGGTGGCGATTTCGGCGATGGCTGCGCGCAGCGTATCCAAACCCTGCCCCGTGCGCGCGCTCAAAAAGACGCGCGAAATATTACCATACTCGTCCCGCTCGACCGCGTCGCCGCGCGCGGCCAATTCGGGCACCGCATCGATCTTGTTGAAGACGAGAATCTGCCGCACCGTGTGCGCGCCGATCTCGTCCAGCACTTCGTTGACCTGATCGATCTGGTCGAGCCGCACGGCGCTCGACGCATCGACGACATGCAACAGCAGATCGGCGTGAATCGTTTCTTCAAGCGTTGCGCGAAACGCCGCGACGAGTTGGTGCGGCAATTCGCGAATGAAGCCGACCGTATCGGAGACGATCACTTGCCCCGCCTCGTCGCCGAGGTAGAGCCGACGGGACGTTGTATCGAGCGTCGCGAACAACTGGTCGGCCGCATAGGCTTGGGCCTTCGTGAGCGCATTGAACAGCGTGGACTTGCCGGCGTTCGTATAGCCGACGAGCGACACCGACATCGCACGATTGCGCACGCGCTGGCGCCGCTGGGTGCCGTGCTGGCGACGCAGCTTGTCGAGCCGCCCCTTGAGCATCTTGATGCGCTCGCCGATCAAGCGGCGGTCGGTTTCGAGCTGTGTCTCGCCTGGGCCGCGCAGGCCGATACCGCCTTTTTGACGCTCGAGGTGGGTCCATGCGCGCACGAGGCGAGTAGCGATGTACTGCAACTGCGCGAGTTCGACCTGCAGCTTGCCTTCGTGACTGCGGGCACGCTGCGCGAAAATATCGAGGATGAGGCTCGTGCGATCGACGACGCGCCGGTTAAGCGTCCGCTCCAAATTGCGCTGCTGCGCCGGCGCCAAAGCATGATTGAAGATAACGATTTCGACGTCGTTTGCCTCGCAGGCGAGACGCAACTCCTCAGCCTTGCCGCTACCGACGAACAACGCGGCATCGGGGCTCGAACGGCGCCCTGTCAAGGTCACGGCGGGGTGTGCGCCCGCGCTTTGCGCGAGCAGACTGAGTTCTTCGAGACTGGCTTCGAAGTCGATTTTTCCGAAGTCGATGCCGACAAGCGCTGCGTTGATCAAATTGATGGGTGTCTAAATGAGAAGCGGCCGGCACGGCGCGCCGATCCGTCGGCGCCGTGCCGGCCGCTAGGATGAGATCAGGCCGTTTCCGAATCCGGATGAAAATTGACCGGACGGGCCGGCACAACAGTCGAGATGGCGTGCTTGTAGACCATTTGGGTCACGGTATTCCGGAGCAACACAACGTACTGGTCGAACGATTCGATGTTCCCTTGAAGCTTGATGCCGTTGACCAAGTAGATGGAAACCGGCACGTGCT
The sequence above is a segment of the Trinickia acidisoli genome. Coding sequences within it:
- the hflX gene encoding GTPase HflX, with the protein product MINAALVGIDFGKIDFEASLEELSLLAQSAGAHPAVTLTGRRSSPDAALFVGSGKAEELRLACEANDVEIVIFNHALAPAQQRNLERTLNRRVVDRTSLILDIFAQRARSHEGKLQVELAQLQYIATRLVRAWTHLERQKGGIGLRGPGETQLETDRRLIGERIKMLKGRLDKLRRQHGTQRRQRVRNRAMSVSLVGYTNAGKSTLFNALTKAQAYAADQLFATLDTTSRRLYLGDEAGQVIVSDTVGFIRELPHQLVAAFRATLEETIHADLLLHVVDASSAVRLDQIDQVNEVLDEIGAHTVRQILVFNKIDAVPELAARGDAVERDEYGNISRVFLSARTGQGLDTLRAAIAEIATSEHLPDNGRAQPDEAPQAPQAPPVSPEHGREDSDASASSDAQTWRSDLH
- the hfq gene encoding RNA chaperone Hfq; amino-acid sequence: MSNKGQLLQDPFLNALRKEHVPVSIYLVNGIKLQGNIESFDQYVVLLRNTVTQMVYKHAISTVVPARPVNFHPDSETA
- the hflK gene encoding FtsH protease activity modulator HflK, translating into MNEYNERSFWLRARAILSISDPRWGRGDGNGSRQRPNEPKREPGDGGGPPDLDEMWRDFNRRLSRFFGGKGQGSGPGDQRPDNGRAARIGVGIVIGVLVAIYIGSGVFVVQNGQTGVVLQFGKYRGTVDPGVHLRLPYPFETHEIVDVAQIRSVEIGRGNAMSDASTKDASVVTHDGDIVEVRVAVQYQVKSVTDYLFRTADPDLSVTEAAQAAVREIVGARSTASLLGGNRDAIREPLAQAIQSALDRYRTGLVVTSVTVESIDAPAAVQSAYADAARAQQESARAKADADAYAGQILPGAKAQAQRTIDDAKAYAANVVSEAQGDAERFKEVYAQYAKAPALVRERMYLETMRDIYANSTKVFVGSKAGGNVVNLSLDKLLEANRRAAPEAGASVPAAAASAASGAVAQSPAAPNPASQAAAASDALRSRDTLRSRAREDDLPQ